Proteins from a genomic interval of Piscinibacter sp. HJYY11:
- a CDS encoding class III extradiol dioxygenase subunit beta: MAHITASVYTSHVPAIGAALDQGKTGEPYWQPLFKGYDFSKQWMKENTPDVVFLVYNDHATAFSLEMIPTFAIGCADRYQPADEGYGARPVPVVEGDAEFASHIAHSVIQDDFDLTIVNKMDVDHGLTVPLSLMFGQPDKWPCKVIPFAVNVVQYPVPSGQRCYNLGKAIGRAIASYDKPLKVQIWGTGGMSHQLQGPRAGLINKEFDNKFLDRLVSDPEGLAKVPHIDYVREAGSEGIELVMWLIARGAMSVKPPKQVHRFYHVPASNTAVGHLILENQA; the protein is encoded by the coding sequence ATGGCCCACATCACCGCATCCGTCTACACCTCGCACGTGCCGGCCATCGGCGCGGCCCTCGATCAGGGCAAGACCGGCGAGCCCTACTGGCAGCCGCTCTTCAAGGGCTACGACTTCTCCAAGCAATGGATGAAGGAGAACACGCCCGACGTCGTCTTCCTCGTCTACAACGACCACGCGACGGCCTTCAGCCTGGAGATGATCCCCACCTTCGCCATCGGCTGCGCCGACCGCTACCAGCCGGCCGACGAAGGCTACGGCGCACGGCCGGTGCCGGTGGTGGAGGGCGACGCCGAGTTCGCCTCGCACATTGCGCACTCGGTCATCCAGGACGACTTCGACCTCACCATCGTCAACAAGATGGACGTGGACCACGGCCTCACCGTGCCGCTGTCGCTGATGTTCGGACAGCCCGACAAATGGCCGTGCAAGGTCATCCCCTTCGCCGTCAACGTGGTGCAGTACCCCGTGCCCTCGGGCCAGCGTTGCTACAACCTCGGCAAGGCCATCGGCCGCGCGATCGCGAGCTACGACAAGCCGCTGAAGGTACAGATCTGGGGCACCGGCGGCATGAGCCACCAGCTGCAGGGGCCGCGTGCCGGCCTGATCAACAAGGAGTTCGACAACAAGTTCCTCGACCGCCTGGTGAGCGACCCCGAGGGCCTGGCCAAGGTGCCGCACATCGACTACGTGCGCGAGGCCGGCAGCGAAGGCATCGAACTCGTGATGTGGCTGATTGCGCGGGGCGCGATGTCGGTCAAACCGCCCAAGCAGGTGCACCGCTTCTATCACGTGCCTGCATCGAACACGGCCGTCGGCCACCTGATCCTGGAGAACCAAGCATGA
- the ligA gene encoding protocatechuate 4,5-dioxygenase subunit alpha, whose protein sequence is MSLDKPYLDIPGTTIFDAEQSRKGFHLNQFCMSLMKAANRERFKANERAYLDEWPMSEEQKQAVLARDLNRCIALGGNIYFLAKIGATDGRSFQQMAGSMTGMSEEEYRNMMIAGGRSAEGNRKLGEDGDAQPHRQPQGAAGKK, encoded by the coding sequence ATGTCTCTCGACAAACCCTACCTCGACATCCCCGGCACCACGATCTTCGATGCCGAACAGTCCCGCAAGGGCTTCCACCTCAACCAGTTCTGCATGTCGCTGATGAAGGCCGCGAACCGCGAGCGCTTCAAGGCCAACGAGCGTGCCTACCTCGACGAGTGGCCGATGAGCGAAGAGCAGAAACAGGCCGTGCTCGCGCGCGACCTCAACCGCTGCATTGCGCTGGGCGGCAACATCTACTTCCTCGCCAAGATCGGCGCGACCGACGGGCGCAGCTTCCAGCAGATGGCGGGCAGCATGACCGGCATGTCCGAAGAGGAGTACCGCAACATGATGATTGCCGGCGGCCGCTCGGCCGAAGGCAACCGCAAGCTCGGCGAAGACGGCGACGCCCAACCCCACCGCCAGCCGCAAGGCGCTGCCGGAAAGAAATGA